From the Thermococcus guaymasensis DSM 11113 genome, one window contains:
- a CDS encoding ABC transporter permease, whose product MKSSKKPGVSEILEKINFKAFVESIIAVVIGFLIGAIILLAFGYDPVKAYTALFEGGLASTDNIAATLHYSTPILLTALTFAIGSRTGIFNIGAESSFYFGAIAAIAFTNIWGNLWFGLLMGMVLGALWALPAALLKVYRGVHEVITTIMLNWIGWYFVTWLIVGPYANPSNPIKTIRVPESARLPTIGDTILSWGFIIAVVVAILVYFLLWHTTLGFGMRASGYNQRAARYGGINPKAAIVWSFIIGGMTSGLGGAIKIMSEFPGYAISQGGANIYGFGFDGIGVSLVGRNHPLGIILSAIFFGMLKAGTSSMQQTGVPLEIVKVIQGIIIITVAVPGLYDLLKKSFRRAA is encoded by the coding sequence ATGAAGAGCTCCAAAAAGCCAGGGGTAAGTGAGATCCTCGAAAAGATCAACTTCAAAGCCTTTGTCGAGAGCATCATAGCCGTGGTCATAGGCTTCCTCATTGGGGCTATCATCCTTCTGGCCTTCGGCTACGACCCGGTTAAGGCGTACACGGCCCTCTTTGAGGGTGGACTTGCATCGACCGACAACATTGCGGCAACGCTCCACTATTCAACCCCAATACTCCTCACCGCCCTCACCTTCGCAATCGGATCTAGAACTGGAATCTTCAACATTGGAGCTGAGAGTTCGTTCTACTTTGGGGCCATAGCGGCGATAGCCTTCACGAACATCTGGGGGAACCTCTGGTTCGGACTCCTCATGGGCATGGTTCTCGGGGCACTGTGGGCCCTTCCGGCTGCACTTCTCAAGGTCTACCGCGGCGTCCACGAGGTCATAACAACAATAATGCTCAACTGGATAGGCTGGTACTTCGTTACCTGGCTCATAGTCGGTCCCTACGCCAACCCCAGCAACCCGATAAAGACTATAAGGGTTCCAGAGAGCGCAAGGCTTCCGACCATCGGTGATACAATACTCTCATGGGGATTCATAATCGCGGTTGTGGTGGCGATTTTGGTATACTTCCTCCTCTGGCACACGACGCTGGGCTTCGGAATGAGGGCGAGCGGTTACAACCAGAGAGCGGCCAGATACGGAGGGATAAACCCCAAAGCCGCCATAGTGTGGTCGTTCATAATTGGCGGGATGACAAGCGGTCTTGGAGGGGCAATAAAGATAATGAGCGAGTTCCCAGGATACGCGATAAGCCAGGGAGGCGCCAACATCTACGGCTTCGGTTTCGACGGCATCGGTGTTTCATTGGTCGGAAGGAACCATCCGCTCGGGATAATTCTCTCGGCCATCTTCTTTGGAATGCTGAAGGCCGGAACATCATCCATGCAACAGACAGGTGTTCCGCTTGAGATAGTCAAGGTGATACAAGGCATCATAATCATAACCGTCGCCGTTCCTGGTCTGTACGATCTTCTCAAGAAGAGCTTTAGGAGGGCTGCCTGA
- a CDS encoding PQ-loop domain-containing transporter produces the protein MEWVEIMGLIGMLMLVGSWVPQTIETLRTKKCPLNMKFIMIYFTASALLTIYAYLPPRDWIFTVLNGLAAFQSGVNLYVKLRYS, from the coding sequence ATGGAATGGGTTGAGATCATGGGTCTTATCGGTATGCTCATGCTCGTCGGTTCGTGGGTTCCCCAAACGATTGAAACGTTGAGAACCAAGAAGTGCCCTCTAAACATGAAATTTATCATGATATACTTCACGGCATCGGCCTTGCTGACGATCTATGCCTACCTCCCGCCGAGAGACTGGATATTTACGGTCCTCAACGGCCTTGCCGCCTTCCAGAGCGGGGTTAACCTCTACGTCAAGCTCCGCTATTCTTGA
- a CDS encoding ABC transporter ATP-binding protein — protein MKGIVKVYSDGTRALNGVDLTVYPGEILGLLGENGAGKTTLMKILFGMLKPTSGKIIVKGEEVQFKSPLDAISMGIGMVHQHFTLVEVFDALHNIILGMEGHGLFSKIDVESAKKRLQKLMDDLNFQVPLDVPVENLPVGVQQRVEILKMLYRNVDILILDEPTAVLTPIEVEELFQVLRKLKSEGKTIIFISHKLNEVMEITDRVTVIRKGQVIGTVNTKDATPQLLAKMMVGRDVVLRIEKPPKEPGKPILQVKNLWVKGDRGEDSVKGLSFEVREGEIFGIAGVEGNGQTELIESITGLRKPEKGEIRLNDRDITGRPPKELYDMGMAHIPEDRTNMGLILDMTVTENSILGLQWRKKFQRFKGVIHWGKAREHANELIKRFDILAPGTEAPVKSLSGGNQQKLIVAREVSKEPVLIVASQPTRGVDVASTEYIRNYLVKLRNEGKAVLLVSADLDEVLQLSDRMGIMYEGEFMGVVKPEDVTIEEIGMMMGGIRYEELQKARGK, from the coding sequence ATGAAAGGTATAGTCAAAGTTTACTCTGACGGTACCCGGGCCCTTAATGGTGTTGATCTCACTGTTTACCCGGGCGAAATCCTCGGGCTACTCGGTGAAAACGGCGCAGGAAAAACGACTCTTATGAAAATCCTTTTCGGCATGTTAAAGCCCACTTCGGGTAAAATCATTGTTAAGGGGGAGGAGGTCCAATTCAAAAGCCCCCTCGATGCGATTTCTATGGGTATTGGTATGGTTCACCAGCACTTTACCCTAGTTGAGGTTTTTGACGCCCTCCACAACATCATCCTTGGCATGGAGGGGCATGGCCTTTTCTCAAAAATAGACGTTGAGAGCGCCAAGAAAAGGCTCCAGAAGCTTATGGACGATCTAAACTTCCAGGTTCCCCTCGACGTTCCCGTCGAAAACCTCCCCGTCGGGGTGCAGCAGAGGGTGGAGATCCTCAAGATGCTCTACCGCAATGTCGACATCCTCATCCTCGACGAGCCGACGGCTGTCTTGACACCTATAGAAGTGGAAGAGCTCTTCCAGGTTCTTAGAAAGCTCAAGAGCGAGGGGAAAACGATAATCTTCATCAGCCACAAGCTCAACGAGGTAATGGAGATCACCGACAGGGTCACGGTCATAAGGAAAGGACAGGTCATAGGAACCGTTAACACCAAGGACGCAACGCCACAGCTCCTGGCCAAGATGATGGTTGGAAGGGACGTTGTCCTCAGAATAGAGAAGCCCCCGAAGGAACCCGGAAAGCCGATCCTCCAGGTTAAGAACCTCTGGGTTAAAGGAGATAGAGGGGAGGACTCCGTTAAGGGACTGTCCTTTGAGGTCAGAGAGGGAGAGATATTCGGCATAGCCGGTGTTGAGGGCAACGGACAGACAGAGCTTATAGAGTCAATAACGGGGCTTAGAAAGCCTGAAAAGGGAGAGATAAGACTCAATGACCGCGATATAACAGGCAGACCTCCAAAGGAGCTCTACGACATGGGAATGGCCCACATACCGGAGGACAGGACGAACATGGGGCTCATCCTCGATATGACCGTCACCGAGAACTCCATCCTCGGCCTTCAGTGGAGAAAGAAATTCCAGCGCTTTAAGGGAGTCATCCACTGGGGCAAAGCCAGGGAGCATGCTAATGAGCTCATAAAGAGGTTTGATATATTGGCTCCAGGAACAGAAGCCCCAGTAAAGAGTCTGAGCGGTGGTAACCAGCAGAAGCTCATAGTTGCTAGGGAAGTTAGCAAAGAACCCGTTCTCATCGTCGCGTCACAGCCCACAAGGGGGGTCGACGTTGCCTCAACGGAGTACATAAGAAACTACCTTGTCAAACTCAGAAACGAGGGCAAGGCGGTTCTCCTAGTTTCTGCCGATCTCGACGAGGTTCTCCAGCTCAGCGACAGAATGGGAATAATGTACGAAGGGGAATTCATGGGTGTTGTAAAGCCTGAAGATGTCACGATCGAGGAGATAGGCATGATGATGGGGGGTATACGCTATGAAGAGCTCCAAAAAGCCAGGGGTAAGTGA
- a CDS encoding BMP family lipoprotein: protein MKWKNMFALLIIGLVALSVATSGCISGGGEKETSTESGSSTGSQTTTSSASYSGAIAIVYDVGGRGDLSFNDMAYLGASRAAKDFNLELVELQSNSEDDYYKNLETLAKAKKYKLIIAVGYMMTDAVNATAKKYPDQKFAIVDGYIPDRDNVMSIQFKENEGSALAGALAGLIAANDGKDKVGIVLGMEIPVLYKFEAGYRFGIKWAEDYYKQKTGNDVNIDVLYQYTGTFNEAAKGKAAADAQLNDGAWVIYQVAGGTGLGVFDAVKEYLKAHGKEMGPPFAIGVDSAQDWIKPGVIIASMMKRVDVGVYNAVKAVVEGNFHGGVVELGLKENGVGLSTVDDVMTMFNSLPEDTQKKKLQELGFNSKEELKQYLENTRKQVPDWIWQAVDELKQRIISGEIKVPAPMDKGGIEKIRQANTWQEMEQLAG from the coding sequence ATGAAATGGAAAAATATGTTTGCACTTTTGATCATAGGGCTCGTTGCCCTTAGCGTAGCTACCAGCGGCTGCATTAGTGGAGGAGGCGAAAAGGAAACTTCCACCGAGAGCGGTAGCTCAACAGGTTCCCAGACTACCACTTCCAGCGCCTCTTATAGTGGTGCAATAGCCATCGTCTACGACGTTGGTGGCAGGGGTGACCTGAGCTTCAACGACATGGCCTACCTCGGTGCCTCTAGGGCAGCCAAGGACTTCAACCTTGAACTGGTAGAGCTCCAGAGCAACAGCGAGGACGACTACTACAAGAACCTTGAGACCCTCGCCAAGGCCAAGAAGTACAAGCTCATCATAGCCGTCGGTTACATGATGACCGATGCCGTTAACGCCACGGCTAAAAAGTACCCTGACCAGAAGTTTGCAATCGTTGACGGCTACATACCCGACAGAGACAACGTTATGAGCATTCAATTCAAGGAGAACGAAGGTTCAGCTCTGGCAGGTGCTCTGGCTGGCCTCATAGCCGCCAACGACGGAAAGGACAAGGTCGGAATTGTCCTCGGTATGGAGATTCCGGTTCTCTACAAGTTCGAGGCAGGTTACCGCTTCGGTATCAAGTGGGCCGAGGATTACTACAAACAGAAGACCGGAAACGATGTCAACATAGACGTCCTCTACCAGTACACGGGCACTTTCAACGAAGCTGCCAAGGGCAAGGCCGCCGCCGATGCCCAGCTTAACGACGGGGCATGGGTTATCTACCAGGTGGCTGGTGGAACCGGTCTCGGTGTCTTTGACGCCGTTAAAGAGTACCTTAAAGCTCACGGGAAGGAGATGGGCCCACCGTTTGCAATCGGTGTCGACTCGGCCCAGGACTGGATCAAGCCGGGCGTCATAATAGCCAGCATGATGAAGCGCGTTGACGTCGGTGTTTACAACGCGGTCAAGGCTGTTGTGGAGGGCAACTTCCACGGTGGAGTTGTCGAACTCGGCCTCAAAGAAAACGGTGTTGGCCTCAGCACCGTCGATGACGTTATGACCATGTTCAACTCCCTGCCCGAGGACACCCAGAAGAAGAAGCTCCAAGAGCTTGGTTTCAACAGCAAGGAGGAACTTAAACAGTACCTCGAAAACACAAGGAAGCAGGTGCCCGACTGGATCTGGCAGGCGGTTGACGAGCTCAAGCAAAGGATAATCAGCGGCGAGATCAAAGTTCCCGCCCCAATGGACAAGGGCGGCATAGAGAAGATAAGGCAGGCCAACACCTGGCAGGAGATGGAACAGCTGGCCGGATGA
- a CDS encoding ABC transporter permease gives MDVGTIIFLLKTSLMAMVPIVLTSVGAAWSERAGVVSIGYEGVILASAFFGAIFAEISGHASIGLLGGLFVGALFGMLHGFLTVYLKGDHVIPGIGINLLAAGLVPFGIIAYWGTAGQHTLPFTLWHLRTKYGEFSPMIFVTIVIAIVTWWLLFKTPLGLRVRACGENPEAADALGINVEKYRFWSTVYGHALAGLAGAYMSVDWLGLVHKTMSGGRGFIALANMVFSNWNPLVSLIGGWLFGFFDALATWLAPKHIVPEQFIYMLPYIMTLVIVTGIIGKARPPKADGKPYKRE, from the coding sequence ATGGATGTTGGGACGATCATTTTCCTCCTGAAGACATCCCTGATGGCCATGGTACCGATAGTCCTTACGAGCGTCGGTGCAGCGTGGAGCGAGAGAGCCGGAGTCGTTAGCATCGGCTACGAGGGTGTTATCCTAGCAAGCGCCTTCTTTGGAGCAATCTTTGCCGAAATCAGCGGACACGCCAGCATAGGCCTGCTTGGAGGCCTTTTCGTTGGGGCCCTCTTCGGCATGCTCCACGGCTTCCTGACTGTTTACCTCAAGGGCGACCACGTCATACCGGGCATAGGAATAAACCTCCTGGCTGCGGGACTGGTACCGTTTGGCATTATAGCATACTGGGGAACTGCCGGCCAGCATACGCTTCCGTTTACCCTCTGGCACCTAAGGACAAAGTACGGTGAGTTCAGTCCGATGATCTTCGTCACCATAGTCATAGCAATAGTCACGTGGTGGCTTCTCTTCAAAACTCCACTCGGGCTCCGTGTCAGGGCATGCGGTGAGAATCCAGAGGCAGCTGATGCGCTCGGTATAAACGTCGAAAAATACCGCTTCTGGTCAACGGTATACGGCCATGCACTGGCTGGCCTTGCGGGAGCATACATGAGCGTCGACTGGCTTGGACTGGTCCACAAGACGATGTCCGGTGGAAGGGGCTTCATAGCACTTGCCAACATGGTCTTCAGCAACTGGAACCCGCTGGTGTCGCTCATCGGGGGCTGGCTCTTCGGGTTCTTTGATGCGCTGGCAACGTGGCTCGCTCCAAAGCACATAGTACCGGAGCAGTTCATATACATGCTGCCGTACATAATGACCCTCGTAATAGTGACCGGGATAATAGGAAAGGCGAGACCGCCGAAGGCGGACGGGAAACCGTACAAGAGGGAGTGA
- the ftsY gene encoding signal recognition particle-docking protein FtsY — translation MFGKLREKLKGFVKKVEENVEEEEKKVEKAKPEKKPGLFERLLQVEIKEKDVERALDDLEIELLEADVALEVVDELRENIKKKLVGKKVKIGTNKAKIIEEAVKEAVLEVLTPPRKIDLLEEIRAKKEKPYVIVFVGFNGSGKTTTIAKLAHWLKKNGLSVVIAASDTFRAGAIEQVEEHAKRVGVKVIKHDYGADPAAVAYDAIQHAKARGIDVVLVDTAGRNELNRNLMDEMKKIVRVTKPDLVIFVGDSLAGNSIIDQARQFNEAVRIDGVILTKLDADSRGGAALSISHAIGAPILFVGVGQGYDDLRPFDEKWFVNLIFGEEN, via the coding sequence ATGTTCGGAAAGCTCAGGGAGAAGCTCAAGGGCTTCGTCAAGAAGGTCGAGGAGAACGTTGAGGAGGAAGAGAAGAAGGTTGAGAAGGCCAAACCTGAGAAGAAGCCCGGTCTCTTTGAGAGACTCCTTCAGGTTGAGATCAAGGAGAAGGATGTTGAGAGGGCCCTTGACGACCTTGAGATCGAGCTCCTTGAGGCTGACGTTGCACTTGAGGTTGTAGACGAGCTCAGAGAGAACATAAAGAAAAAACTTGTCGGAAAGAAGGTTAAAATCGGCACAAACAAGGCTAAGATCATTGAGGAAGCCGTTAAAGAAGCCGTTCTCGAAGTGCTTACCCCACCAAGGAAGATAGACCTCCTTGAGGAGATACGGGCGAAGAAAGAGAAGCCCTACGTTATAGTTTTTGTGGGGTTCAACGGTTCCGGGAAGACCACAACAATAGCAAAGCTCGCCCACTGGCTCAAGAAAAACGGCCTGAGCGTTGTCATAGCTGCCAGCGACACCTTCAGGGCCGGGGCTATTGAGCAGGTCGAAGAGCATGCGAAGCGCGTTGGCGTCAAAGTCATAAAGCACGACTACGGGGCAGACCCAGCGGCGGTAGCTTACGACGCGATACAGCACGCGAAGGCTAGGGGAATTGACGTCGTCCTCGTGGACACCGCCGGTAGAAACGAGCTCAACAGGAACCTCATGGACGAGATGAAGAAGATCGTAAGGGTCACCAAGCCTGACCTTGTGATCTTCGTTGGCGACTCCTTGGCCGGAAACTCCATAATCGATCAGGCCAGGCAGTTCAACGAGGCGGTGAGAATAGACGGGGTTATCCTGACCAAGCTCGACGCGGATTCAAGGGGAGGAGCCGCTTTGAGCATAAGCCACGCAATAGGGGCACCGATACTCTTCGTCGGTGTTGGCCAAGGCTACGACGACCTGAGACCCTTTGACGAGAAGTGGTTCGTGAACCTGATATTCGGAGAAGAAAATTGA
- a CDS encoding metal ABC transporter solute-binding protein, Zn/Mn family codes for MRWGYGLLLIMIILGVLTPGVSAEKERPLVVASIGPIASIVREAFGDSVEVVTLIPLGADPHEYQLSAKQIELLQKADVVVTTGGHLPVEAKIAQLKEEGVITAELLLIDDFKAKGFRYLPEHWYSDKDNPHGTWLDPDNAVAMASATEEALERVDPENAETYRREFELFRTRVEAIKEAFSGVFANKSAVINMPPVQYAIEWLGIKAIASIKPEEEVPAKGADELVHVAERSDVIVYSLQSPEQLKNAAFELAEKSGKPTAGVVVFWEGRPYTEILRENTVNVLKAVKETKVEERKIGGGYDPIYVISALFAGLSLGTALGYVLKG; via the coding sequence ATGAGGTGGGGTTATGGGCTCTTGCTTATAATGATCATTCTTGGCGTTTTAACTCCTGGAGTCAGTGCAGAGAAGGAGAGGCCCCTCGTCGTCGCGAGCATAGGTCCCATCGCGTCCATAGTGAGGGAGGCGTTTGGGGACTCAGTCGAGGTAGTGACCCTAATTCCGCTTGGTGCGGATCCACACGAGTACCAGCTAAGCGCAAAGCAGATAGAGCTCCTCCAAAAGGCGGATGTGGTAGTCACGACCGGCGGACACCTGCCCGTTGAGGCCAAGATTGCCCAGCTCAAGGAGGAAGGGGTCATCACTGCAGAGCTTCTGCTTATAGACGACTTCAAGGCTAAAGGATTCAGGTACCTTCCTGAACACTGGTACAGCGACAAAGACAATCCGCACGGGACATGGCTCGATCCGGACAACGCGGTGGCAATGGCTTCAGCCACTGAGGAGGCCCTTGAGAGAGTGGATCCAGAGAACGCCGAAACCTACAGACGGGAATTTGAGCTTTTCAGGACAAGAGTGGAAGCGATAAAGGAGGCCTTCTCTGGTGTCTTTGCCAACAAGAGTGCCGTTATAAATATGCCTCCAGTCCAGTACGCAATCGAGTGGCTCGGAATAAAGGCAATAGCCTCGATAAAGCCCGAGGAGGAAGTGCCGGCAAAGGGCGCGGATGAACTCGTTCATGTGGCGGAGCGGTCAGACGTAATAGTTTATTCTCTCCAGAGCCCGGAGCAGCTTAAGAATGCGGCCTTTGAGCTGGCGGAGAAGAGCGGAAAACCCACTGCTGGGGTGGTTGTTTTCTGGGAAGGAAGACCTTACACTGAGATCCTTAGGGAGAACACAGTGAACGTTCTAAAGGCTGTGAAGGAAACTAAGGTCGAAGAAAGAAAGATTGGGGGAGGGTACGACCCCATCTACGTCATCTCCGCCCTCTTTGCGGGCCTTTCCCTTGGCACTGCACTTGGCTATGTGCTGAAAGGCTGA
- a CDS encoding AI-2E family transporter codes for MKNETIVWAIVTAVIIYLVWLVAKPVISPIILALAIAYVTYPLHKRISPKLGQKKAAFLLTTVLAVLSFLFLLGFVLWINDVKYQIIRYMEISFTWLQSVTVSSEKINEVLTAITEGVRSRIESYIVSYTYSIPKLALEIFVMLFVYYGTLVNAEDIGKELYHLLPPQRKEFGIRLIEAARYTLDTLLKSWLTLSILKGSATALGFWAFGIAPPSGAIALGILTAFVELLPFLGGWLIWIPGVVYLIHSSHYALAFLFAAYSIVFISPIPDFVLAPRMTLRRRGLNALVSLLGIFGGLWAFGLVGIIVGPVSLGLLATVIEEWKKTMES; via the coding sequence ATGAAAAATGAAACCATAGTCTGGGCAATCGTCACAGCGGTTATCATATACCTCGTATGGTTAGTGGCTAAACCAGTCATTTCGCCCATAATACTTGCTCTCGCTATCGCCTACGTCACATATCCCCTGCACAAGAGAATATCCCCAAAGTTAGGTCAAAAAAAGGCGGCTTTTCTCCTAACGACAGTCCTGGCAGTCCTCTCTTTCCTCTTCCTGCTGGGCTTTGTGCTCTGGATTAACGATGTTAAATATCAAATCATCAGGTACATGGAGATATCCTTCACCTGGCTCCAATCCGTCACGGTGTCCTCCGAGAAAATCAACGAAGTCCTAACAGCCATAACCGAGGGAGTAAGATCAAGGATAGAGTCCTACATCGTCAGCTACACGTACTCCATACCGAAACTCGCGCTTGAGATCTTCGTCATGCTCTTCGTCTACTATGGAACTCTTGTAAACGCAGAGGATATTGGAAAAGAACTCTATCACCTTCTACCTCCTCAGAGAAAGGAGTTCGGAATTAGACTCATCGAGGCCGCCCGCTACACCCTAGATACGCTCCTTAAGAGCTGGCTCACCCTAAGCATTCTCAAGGGATCCGCTACAGCCCTTGGTTTCTGGGCGTTCGGGATAGCCCCTCCAAGCGGTGCGATAGCCCTTGGTATTCTAACGGCCTTCGTTGAGCTCCTGCCCTTCCTCGGTGGCTGGCTCATCTGGATACCCGGCGTTGTTTACTTGATACACTCATCCCATTACGCCCTTGCATTCCTATTCGCGGCCTATTCCATTGTCTTCATCTCACCGATACCGGATTTCGTGCTGGCCCCCAGGATGACGCTGAGGAGGCGCGGACTGAACGCCCTCGTCTCGCTCCTCGGAATCTTCGGAGGGCTTTGGGCCTTTGGGCTCGTGGGAATAATAGTGGGTCCCGTCTCTCTTGGCCTGCTGGCAACGGTAATCGAGGAGTGGAAAAAAACAATGGAGAGCTAA
- the sppA gene encoding signal peptide peptidase SppA has translation MKSDIWKYITFILVLVLGVFVMSTTLLYLQNQSLSNYVPTNTTCKTEVVVGNQTSETLLNARIAELQSLLRAIEMERKGVNASNTTIAIVPIFGVIDDQTALNTVTTLEKLMKNDSIGGVLLWIESPGGDVGPVREIYHEVTILKTKKPVVTYTGGIAASGGYYIAVGTDKIIADPLAEVGSIGVIYVHFNLEKNYASNGIEVTVFKTGPHKDMGAEWRGLTDYEREKIWGMVNAYFQSFLDAVSTGRNMTINETKKYATGETWLAIEVNGTLIDETGNLQTAIQELEKLMGVEGAEVKVYDSATQSYSLGVYGDKALYLDPRYLNVGR, from the coding sequence ATGAAGAGCGATATATGGAAGTACATCACGTTCATCCTTGTCCTTGTTCTAGGTGTTTTCGTTATGTCCACGACACTCCTCTACCTTCAAAACCAGAGCCTCAGCAACTACGTCCCCACCAATACCACATGCAAAACAGAGGTCGTTGTCGGCAACCAAACCTCTGAAACCCTGCTAAACGCGAGGATAGCCGAACTCCAGTCCCTTTTAAGGGCAATTGAAATGGAGAGGAAGGGAGTCAACGCTTCCAACACTACCATAGCCATTGTGCCCATCTTCGGTGTCATTGACGATCAGACCGCACTCAACACAGTTACCACACTCGAAAAGCTAATGAAGAACGATTCAATAGGTGGAGTTCTTCTCTGGATAGAGAGCCCCGGTGGAGATGTGGGCCCCGTTAGGGAGATATACCACGAGGTAACGATCCTCAAAACAAAGAAACCAGTCGTGACGTATACCGGGGGTATAGCGGCCTCAGGAGGCTATTATATCGCCGTTGGGACTGATAAAATCATAGCCGACCCCCTCGCTGAAGTGGGGAGCATAGGCGTGATCTACGTCCACTTCAACCTTGAGAAAAACTACGCATCCAACGGTATAGAGGTCACCGTTTTCAAAACGGGGCCCCACAAGGACATGGGCGCCGAGTGGAGAGGTCTGACAGACTACGAAAGAGAGAAGATCTGGGGAATGGTAAACGCGTACTTCCAGAGCTTTCTGGACGCTGTCAGCACGGGAAGGAACATGACCATAAACGAGACCAAGAAATACGCCACGGGAGAAACATGGCTTGCAATAGAGGTGAATGGAACGCTGATAGATGAAACCGGAAACCTCCAGACGGCGATCCAAGAACTCGAAAAGCTTATGGGGGTCGAAGGTGCGGAAGTTAAAGTGTACGACTCGGCCACACAGAGCTACTCCCTCGGCGTTTACGGGGATAAAGCCCTCTACCTTGACCCCCGCTATCTCAATGTTGGGAGGTGA
- a CDS encoding PH1570 family protein has protein sequence MLCEEKLEVFENGFEDGKFKLRVEFYGKDAKRLLLAIIRELYLPDYGEDYVYPFECAKEFWGIYLDPSEIVAEEPNFSPIKFVNRSIIDRLEKTLKEIEAPEEIKERIDLEKAEIVKLKKALLALGKDFILDERGYLIVFSKPSVRELVLKYLGALDEK, from the coding sequence ATGCTGTGCGAGGAGAAGCTCGAAGTGTTTGAGAACGGCTTTGAGGACGGGAAGTTCAAGCTGAGGGTCGAGTTCTACGGAAAGGACGCTAAAAGGCTTCTCCTCGCGATTATAAGGGAGCTCTACCTCCCAGATTATGGCGAGGACTACGTCTACCCCTTTGAGTGTGCCAAGGAGTTCTGGGGAATCTACCTCGACCCAAGTGAAATCGTGGCAGAAGAGCCTAACTTCAGCCCCATCAAGTTCGTGAATAGGAGCATCATTGACAGGCTAGAAAAGACTCTGAAAGAAATAGAGGCACCCGAAGAAATCAAAGAGAGAATAGACCTTGAAAAAGCAGAAATTGTGAAGCTCAAGAAGGCTCTGCTCGCGCTCGGAAAGGACTTCATCCTCGATGAGAGGGGATACTTGATAGTATTCAGCAAACCGAGCGTGAGGGAATTGGTACTGAAGTACCTGGGTGCCTTGGATGAAAAATGA
- a CDS encoding CGP-CTERM sorting domain-containing protein — MSTTTTKPTSPTASGKSSSKRDTALCGPATILGLLLTPLLMRRKR; from the coding sequence GTGTCAACAACCACGACAAAGCCCACCAGCCCCACAGCTTCAGGCAAAAGCAGCTCCAAGAGAGACACGGCACTATGTGGCCCAGCGACAATCCTCGGCCTATTACTAACCCCACTTCTCATGAGGAGAAAGAGGTAG
- a CDS encoding phosphoribosyltransferase, which translates to MKKFPAKLASWDDIERWAKEGAWNILEEGWKPDVVVGLARGGWVAARLYCDYLGVKDLVSLKVEHWGVTATPDGKAKLRYGTSYDLGGKKVLIVDDISDTGESLTLAKNYVESKNPAEVRVATLLTIKGSRFKPDYYGEEIDWAWIVFPWNFVEDMINLVDNILEEKEAVSTDEIVELFKELHGMEVPKGKLEEALRMAERRKVFKFRDGKWRKA; encoded by the coding sequence ATGAAGAAGTTTCCTGCTAAGCTTGCTTCTTGGGACGATATAGAAAGATGGGCAAAGGAAGGAGCTTGGAACATTCTGGAAGAAGGCTGGAAACCAGACGTGGTGGTAGGACTCGCAAGGGGTGGCTGGGTCGCGGCAAGGCTTTACTGCGACTACCTAGGCGTCAAGGACCTGGTCAGCCTGAAGGTCGAGCACTGGGGTGTTACCGCAACCCCCGACGGCAAGGCGAAGCTCAGGTATGGCACCAGCTACGACCTGGGCGGCAAGAAGGTTCTTATCGTTGATGACATCAGCGACACCGGTGAGAGCTTGACCCTGGCCAAGAACTACGTCGAGAGCAAGAACCCTGCCGAAGTAAGGGTAGCGACGCTCCTCACCATCAAGGGCTCCCGCTTCAAGCCTGACTACTACGGAGAGGAGATCGACTGGGCCTGGATAGTCTTTCCCTGGAACTTCGTCGAGGACATGATCAACCTCGTGGACAACATCCTCGAAGAGAAGGAAGCCGTGAGCACCGACGAGATAGTCGAGCTCTTCAAGGAGCTCCACGGCATGGAAGTGCCGAAGGGCAAGCTTGAGGAAGCCCTCAGGATGGCCGAGCGCAGGAAAGTTTTTAAGTTCCGCGACGGGAAGTGGCGCAAAGCCTGA